One window of Mesorhizobium sp. PAMC28654 genomic DNA carries:
- a CDS encoding ABC transporter substrate-binding protein: MKTKLLTALLLGTSILGSAGVAYAADVTLNIESWRGDDLAIWKDKLIPAFEAKNPGIKVVFAPSAPTEYDAALGAKLAAGSAGDLISCRPFDKSLELFKKGNLADLTSLPGMENFSPVAKAAWQTDDGKASFCVPMASVIHGFIYNKDAFDKLGIKIPTTNEEFYAALDKIKADGTYIPMAMGTKDLWEAATMGYQNIGPNYWKGEEGRAALIKGTQKLTDADWVAPYAELAKWKPYLGDGFEAQTYPDSQNLFTLGRAAIYPAGSWEIGLFNTQAQFKMGAFPPPVQKAGDTCYISDHTDIGMGLNAASKNADAAKTFLSWVASPDFATIYANALPGFFSLNSTPVKMADPLAQEFVSWRGKCKSTIRSTYQILSRGTPNLENETWVESANVINGTDTPEAAAKKLQTGLDSWYKPAK, translated from the coding sequence ATGAAAACGAAACTACTGACGGCACTTCTTCTCGGTACAAGCATTCTCGGCTCGGCCGGAGTGGCTTATGCCGCCGACGTAACGCTCAACATCGAAAGCTGGCGCGGCGACGACCTTGCCATCTGGAAGGACAAGCTGATCCCGGCTTTCGAAGCCAAGAACCCCGGCATCAAGGTGGTGTTCGCACCATCGGCTCCAACTGAATATGACGCAGCACTCGGCGCCAAGCTCGCCGCCGGCTCGGCTGGCGACCTGATCAGCTGCCGCCCGTTCGACAAGTCGCTTGAACTGTTCAAGAAGGGCAACCTTGCTGATCTGACCTCGCTGCCCGGCATGGAGAACTTCTCGCCCGTGGCCAAGGCCGCCTGGCAGACCGACGACGGCAAGGCGAGCTTCTGCGTGCCGATGGCCTCCGTCATCCACGGCTTCATCTACAACAAGGACGCCTTCGACAAGCTCGGCATCAAGATCCCGACTACGAATGAGGAGTTCTACGCCGCGCTCGACAAGATTAAGGCCGATGGCACCTACATCCCGATGGCGATGGGCACCAAGGATCTCTGGGAAGCCGCGACCATGGGCTACCAGAACATCGGCCCGAACTACTGGAAGGGTGAGGAAGGCCGTGCGGCCCTGATCAAGGGCACGCAGAAGCTGACCGACGCCGACTGGGTCGCACCCTATGCCGAACTCGCGAAGTGGAAGCCCTATCTGGGCGACGGCTTCGAAGCGCAGACCTATCCGGACAGCCAGAACCTGTTCACGCTCGGCCGCGCCGCCATCTACCCGGCCGGCTCATGGGAAATCGGCCTGTTCAACACGCAGGCGCAGTTCAAGATGGGCGCCTTCCCGCCGCCGGTGCAGAAGGCAGGCGACACCTGCTACATCTCCGACCATACCGATATCGGCATGGGCCTGAACGCAGCCTCGAAGAATGCCGATGCGGCCAAGACCTTCCTGTCCTGGGTCGCCTCGCCGGACTTTGCCACCATCTACGCCAACGCACTGCCTGGCTTCTTCAGCCTGAACTCCACTCCGGTGAAGATGGCGGACCCGCTGGCGCAGGAATTCGTCTCCTGGCGCGGCAAGTGCAAGTCGACGATCCGCTCGACCTACCAGATCCTGTCGCGCGGCACGCCGAACCTCGAGAACGAGACGTGGGTTGAATCGGCCAACGTCATCAATGGCACCGACACGCCGGAAGCTGCCGCCAAGAAGCTGCAGACCGGTCTCGACAGCTGGTACAAGCCGGCAAAGTAA
- a CDS encoding carbohydrate ABC transporter permease: protein MAAEIRPKRPFRWHIGVFLAPAVLVYTAIMILPLAGTLQLSLFRNIEQHQVFAGLENFRTLFGDPNWSVGFWNALRNNTWFFIIHMLVQNPIGVMLAALLSSPRLRFAVFYRTAIFVPTILSFVIVGFAWKLILSPLWGVAPHLMDLVGLKSLFTPWLGKEQYALTALSLISVWQFVGIPMMLIYAALLSIPEEVIEAAECDGITGMSQFWKIKLPLILPSIGIISILTFVGNFNAFDLIYTAQGALAGPNYSTDILGTFLYRAFFGFQLQVGDPNMGAAIATMMFLIILGGVCVYLFLVQTRLRRYQF, encoded by the coding sequence ATGGCCGCAGAAATACGACCGAAACGACCGTTCCGCTGGCACATAGGCGTCTTCCTGGCGCCGGCCGTGCTCGTCTACACGGCGATCATGATCCTGCCGCTGGCCGGCACGCTGCAGCTCTCGCTGTTCCGCAACATCGAGCAGCACCAAGTCTTCGCTGGGCTGGAAAATTTCCGCACGCTGTTCGGCGACCCCAACTGGTCGGTGGGTTTCTGGAATGCGCTCAGGAACAACACCTGGTTCTTCATCATCCACATGCTGGTGCAGAACCCGATCGGCGTCATGCTGGCGGCGCTGCTGTCCAGCCCCAGGCTGAGATTCGCCGTCTTCTACCGCACGGCGATCTTCGTGCCGACGATCCTGTCCTTCGTTATCGTCGGCTTCGCCTGGAAGCTGATCCTGTCGCCGCTGTGGGGCGTGGCGCCGCATTTGATGGACTTGGTCGGCCTGAAAAGCCTGTTCACGCCATGGCTCGGCAAGGAGCAGTATGCGTTGACGGCACTCAGCCTGATCTCGGTGTGGCAGTTCGTCGGCATCCCGATGATGCTGATCTACGCCGCGCTGCTGTCGATCCCCGAAGAGGTGATCGAGGCGGCCGAATGCGACGGGATCACCGGCATGTCGCAGTTCTGGAAGATCAAGCTGCCGCTGATCTTGCCGTCGATCGGCATCATCTCGATCCTCACCTTCGTCGGCAATTTCAACGCCTTCGACCTGATCTACACCGCGCAAGGGGCGCTCGCCGGGCCGAACTATTCCACCGACATTCTCGGCACCTTCCTCTACCGCGCCTTCTTCGGCTTCCAGTTGCAGGTCGGCGACCCCAACATGGGCGCGGCGATCGCCACGATGATGTTCCTGATCATCCTCGGCGGTGTCTGCGTCTACCTGTTCCTCGTGCAGACGCGCCTGCGTCGCTACCAGTTCTGA
- a CDS encoding carbohydrate ABC transporter permease, producing the protein MSTATRSLPRTIGAHAILLTYTAIALFPVILVVMNSFKSRAGIFGAPLTPPTPKTFDLIGYTTVIGQGDFIHYFQNSLVVTVASLFFVLLFGAMAAFALSEYRFRGNSLMGLYLALGIMIPIRLGTVAILQLMVASGLVNTLTSLILVYTAQGLPLAVFILSEFMKQVSDDLKNAGRIDGLSEYTIFFRLVLPLVRPSMATVAVFTMIPIWNDLWFPLILAPSEETKTVTLGAQLFLGQFVTNWNAILAALSLAIMPVLILYVIFSRQLIRGITSGAVK; encoded by the coding sequence ATGAGCACGGCTACCCGTTCCCTGCCCCGCACCATCGGCGCCCACGCGATCTTGCTGACCTACACGGCGATCGCGCTGTTTCCGGTGATCCTGGTGGTGATGAATTCGTTCAAATCCCGCGCCGGCATTTTTGGCGCGCCCTTGACGCCGCCAACGCCGAAAACCTTCGACCTGATCGGCTACACCACCGTCATCGGCCAGGGCGACTTCATCCACTATTTCCAGAACAGCCTGGTCGTGACCGTCGCCTCGCTGTTCTTCGTGCTGCTGTTCGGCGCCATGGCCGCCTTCGCGTTGTCGGAATATCGCTTTCGCGGCAACTCGCTGATGGGGCTCTATCTGGCGCTCGGCATCATGATCCCGATCAGGCTCGGCACCGTCGCCATCCTGCAACTGATGGTGGCGAGCGGGCTGGTCAACACGCTAACGTCGCTGATCCTGGTCTACACCGCGCAGGGCCTGCCGCTGGCCGTCTTCATCCTGTCGGAATTCATGAAACAGGTGTCCGACGATTTGAAGAACGCCGGCCGCATCGACGGGCTGTCCGAATACACCATCTTCTTCCGGCTGGTGCTGCCGCTGGTGCGGCCTTCCATGGCGACCGTCGCCGTCTTCACCATGATCCCGATCTGGAACGATCTGTGGTTCCCGCTGATCCTGGCGCCGTCGGAAGAAACCAAGACCGTGACGCTCGGCGCGCAGCTGTTCCTTGGCCAGTTCGTCACCAACTGGAACGCCATACTGGCCGCACTGTCGCTGGCGATCATGCCGGTGCTGATCCTCTACGTCATCTTCTCGCGGCAACTGATCCGCGGCATCACCTCCGGAGCAGTCAAGTGA
- a CDS encoding Gfo/Idh/MocA family protein gives MSSQTPLRPQNPLRVVVAGLGNMGRSHALAYHNNPGFEIAALINRSGAPLPEGLSSYGIKRSFDDALRDEKPDIACIATYSDSHADYAVRAFEAGCHVFVEKPLATTVADAQRVVAAAKANGKKLVIGYILRHHPSWIRLIAEARKLGGPYVFRMNLNQQSSGHTWKTHKQLMRTTSPIVDCGVHYLDVMLQITDAKPVEVRGIGLRLTEEIAPSMYNYGHLQVLFDDGSVGWYEAGWGPMISETAFFVKDVISPNGCVSIVMKEGVKSDDIDTHTKTSTIRLHSAATGPDGKFTKPDEMLSMQGEPGHQDLCDLEQAFVLKAIREDLDLTKHMDDAVKSLAVCLAADESVRSGKAVRL, from the coding sequence GTGAGTTCGCAGACACCCCTTCGCCCCCAAAATCCTCTACGGGTAGTCGTCGCCGGGCTCGGCAATATGGGCCGCAGCCATGCGCTGGCCTATCACAACAATCCGGGCTTCGAGATCGCGGCGCTGATCAACCGTTCCGGCGCGCCGCTGCCGGAAGGGCTTTCCAGCTATGGCATCAAGCGCTCCTTCGACGACGCGCTGCGCGACGAAAAGCCTGACATCGCCTGTATTGCCACCTACTCCGACAGCCATGCCGATTATGCGGTTCGGGCGTTCGAGGCCGGCTGCCACGTCTTCGTCGAAAAGCCGCTGGCAACGACGGTGGCTGACGCCCAACGCGTCGTCGCGGCCGCCAAGGCCAACGGCAAGAAGCTGGTGATCGGCTACATCCTGCGCCATCACCCGTCCTGGATCAGGCTGATCGCCGAGGCGCGCAAGCTCGGCGGCCCCTATGTGTTCCGCATGAACCTCAACCAGCAATCCTCGGGCCACACCTGGAAGACGCACAAGCAGCTGATGCGGACGACCTCGCCGATCGTCGACTGCGGCGTGCACTATCTCGACGTCATGCTGCAGATCACCGACGCCAAGCCGGTCGAAGTGCGCGGCATAGGGCTGCGTCTGACCGAAGAGATCGCGCCGTCGATGTACAATTACGGCCATCTGCAGGTGCTGTTCGACGACGGTTCGGTTGGCTGGTACGAGGCCGGCTGGGGGCCGATGATTTCCGAAACCGCCTTCTTCGTGAAGGACGTGATTTCGCCCAATGGCTGCGTGTCGATCGTGATGAAGGAGGGCGTCAAGTCCGACGACATCGACACCCACACCAAGACATCGACCATCCGCCTGCACAGTGCGGCCACCGGCCCTGACGGCAAGTTCACCAAGCCGGACGAGATGCTGTCGATGCAGGGCGAGCCCGGCCATCAGGATCTCTGCGACCTCGAACAGGCCTTCGTGCTGAAGGCGATCCGCGAGGATCTGGATCTGACCAAACACATGGACGACGCGGTGAAATCGCTCGCCGTCTGCCTTGCCGCCGATGAGAGCGTGCGCAGTGGAAAGGCGGTGCGTCTGTGA
- a CDS encoding ABC transporter ATP-binding protein: MGSLNIENVKKAFGPVEVLKGINLEVTDGEFVVFVGPSGCGKSTLLRVIAGLEDSTSGRVVIDGVDVSTIPPAKRGIAMVFQTYALYPHLTVKNNMGLGLKQAGTPAAEIERRIGIASSMLSLEPYLGRRPAELSGGQRQRVAIGRAVVREPKLFLFDEPLSNLDAALRVNTRLEIAQLHRRLKATMIYVTHDQVEAMTLADKIVVLNAGKIEQIGGPMELYNSPANEFVAGFIGSPKMNFIDGARLGETAKTIGVRPEHLTVDPKSGTWKGTVVHAEHLGADTNLYLDCEKAGLITVRIFGVYDAEPGATLYATPDPTRTYRFGADGKVLK, from the coding sequence GTGGGCTCGCTGAACATCGAGAACGTAAAGAAGGCCTTCGGGCCGGTCGAGGTGCTGAAGGGCATCAACCTCGAGGTGACGGATGGCGAATTCGTCGTCTTCGTCGGCCCGTCGGGTTGCGGCAAGTCGACCCTGCTCAGGGTCATTGCCGGACTGGAGGATTCGACCTCGGGCCGGGTGGTGATCGACGGCGTGGACGTCTCCACCATACCGCCGGCCAAGCGCGGCATCGCCATGGTGTTCCAGACCTATGCGCTTTACCCGCACCTGACGGTGAAGAACAATATGGGCCTTGGCCTCAAGCAGGCGGGCACGCCGGCGGCCGAGATCGAGCGGCGCATCGGCATCGCTTCGTCGATGTTGTCGCTGGAGCCCTATCTCGGGAGGCGGCCGGCCGAACTGTCCGGCGGCCAGCGCCAGCGCGTCGCCATCGGCCGCGCCGTGGTGCGCGAACCCAAGCTCTTTCTGTTCGACGAGCCGCTGTCCAACCTCGACGCGGCGCTGCGCGTCAACACGCGGCTGGAGATCGCGCAGCTGCATCGCCGGCTGAAGGCGACGATGATCTACGTCACCCACGACCAGGTCGAGGCGATGACGCTGGCCGACAAGATCGTCGTGCTCAACGCCGGCAAGATCGAACAGATCGGCGGCCCGATGGAGCTCTACAACTCACCCGCCAACGAGTTCGTCGCCGGCTTCATCGGCTCACCGAAGATGAACTTCATCGATGGCGCCCGCCTTGGCGAGACGGCCAAGACGATCGGCGTTCGTCCCGAGCACCTGACCGTCGATCCGAAATCCGGGACCTGGAAGGGGACCGTCGTTCACGCCGAGCATCTCGGCGCCGACACCAACCTCTATCTCGACTGCGAGAAGGCCGGGCTGATCACCGTTCGCATCTTCGGCGTCTATGACGCCGAACCCGGCGCGACCCTCTATGCGACGCCGGATCCGACCAGGACATACCGCTTCGGCGCCGATGGGAAAGTGCTGAAATAG
- a CDS encoding flavin-containing monooxygenase, whose translation MAVTTTGPAANEPVIVIGAGAAGLAAADALRGRGVPVVILEREFRLAEPWRRRHEQLHLNTHRALSMLPGLPYPSRTPAFPHKGVIVDYLERFAAERGLVVEFGTTVERIERKDGGWLVHTAEGARRASQVIVATGRDRLPWIPDWDGIQSFQGQLIHAGDFGAAQAYAGKSVLVVGAGNSGFDVLNHLSGVETGKIWLSARQGPSLLPKRVGSVAVHRFAGIMARLPTSIVDMMISATQRLIFGDLTRHGLPPAPKGGASRLGAEQIAIAVDDGAVAALKAGRITVVAPVASFSGKSVRLNDGKVIEPDVVIAATGYRSGLETMVGNLGVLDAKGVSKANGGASTGQPGLWFIGMRPSLTSYFHSAGVQARAIARQIAAAR comes from the coding sequence ATGGCGGTAACAACGACCGGGCCGGCGGCAAACGAGCCGGTGATCGTCATAGGCGCGGGCGCCGCCGGGTTGGCGGCGGCCGACGCGCTGCGCGGCCGTGGTGTGCCTGTCGTCATTCTGGAAAGGGAATTTCGGCTCGCCGAGCCGTGGCGGCGTCGGCACGAACAGCTGCACCTCAACACCCACCGTGCGCTTTCCATGCTGCCGGGGCTCCCCTACCCGTCCCGCACCCCGGCATTTCCGCACAAGGGCGTCATCGTTGATTATCTGGAACGGTTTGCCGCCGAGCGGGGCCTTGTTGTCGAATTTGGCACGACGGTCGAGCGCATCGAACGCAAGGATGGCGGGTGGCTTGTGCACACCGCCGAGGGCGCGCGCCGGGCCAGCCAGGTGATCGTGGCCACGGGGCGTGACCGCTTGCCGTGGATACCGGACTGGGACGGGATACAATCCTTTCAGGGCCAGCTCATCCACGCCGGCGATTTCGGCGCGGCTCAGGCCTATGCGGGCAAGAGCGTGCTGGTGGTGGGCGCCGGAAATTCAGGCTTCGACGTCCTCAATCATCTTTCCGGCGTTGAAACCGGGAAAATCTGGCTGTCGGCAAGGCAAGGCCCGTCGCTGCTGCCCAAGCGGGTCGGCAGCGTGGCCGTCCATCGCTTCGCCGGCATCATGGCGCGATTGCCGACATCCATTGTCGACATGATGATCTCGGCAACGCAGCGTCTCATCTTTGGCGATCTCACGCGCCACGGCCTGCCGCCGGCGCCCAAGGGCGGTGCCAGCCGCCTCGGCGCCGAGCAGATCGCCATCGCTGTCGATGATGGCGCCGTCGCGGCACTCAAGGCCGGCCGCATCACGGTGGTCGCGCCGGTGGCGTCCTTCAGCGGCAAAAGCGTGCGGCTGAACGACGGCAAGGTCATCGAGCCGGACGTGGTGATCGCGGCGACAGGCTACCGCAGCGGTCTCGAAACCATGGTCGGCAATCTCGGCGTCCTCGACGCCAAGGGCGTCTCGAAAGCCAATGGCGGCGCGTCAACCGGGCAACCCGGCCTGTGGTTCATCGGCATGCGGCCGAGCCTTACCAGCTATTTCCATAGCGCCGGAGTCCAGGCCCGCGCCATCGCCAGGCAGATCGCAGCGGCGAGATGA
- a CDS encoding phosphatidylglycerol lysyltransferase domain-containing protein — MPPLRIYFDRLLEGAAPKVERHDLTHVERLALVRRHGDFSLAYSTAVQGRLSYFGDADGYIAFGTKMKHHFALGDPVVAPAHRPDYIRRFVDTAGSPWFVQIGEQTARVLAGLGYKINRLGVDTRLNLPEHDFSGKRNETVRYSERWLLKKGFSFDEDRRTVFLDEIARLSGNWRGNRIVKRTEMGFLNRPFYDHLGTDMRRFVLHDPDGDLVALLDFDPLCRDGKVIGYTTAFKRKHLDASPHAEIGLTKFAVDRFREEGISVVTLGLSPMLDIGPSGFAESDFWRNAFQRAYDSPWVNRRRFNLQGQAAFKRRFHGVEEPVYIAFREGTYVEMLGLLRLVKAI, encoded by the coding sequence ATGCCCCCCTTGCGCATCTATTTTGATCGCCTGCTCGAAGGCGCGGCGCCCAAGGTGGAACGGCATGATCTGACTCATGTCGAGCGCCTGGCACTGGTTCGCCGGCATGGCGATTTCTCGCTTGCCTATTCGACCGCGGTCCAGGGCAGGCTCTCCTATTTCGGCGATGCCGACGGCTACATCGCCTTCGGCACCAAGATGAAGCATCATTTCGCGCTCGGCGATCCGGTGGTGGCTCCGGCCCATCGGCCCGACTACATCAGGCGCTTCGTCGATACTGCCGGGAGCCCATGGTTCGTGCAGATCGGCGAGCAGACCGCGCGTGTGCTGGCCGGGCTCGGCTACAAGATCAATCGCTTGGGCGTTGACACCCGCCTCAACCTGCCCGAACATGATTTTTCCGGAAAGCGCAACGAAACCGTGCGCTATTCCGAGCGCTGGCTCTTGAAAAAGGGCTTCTCCTTTGACGAGGACAGGCGGACGGTCTTCCTCGACGAGATCGCACGGCTTTCCGGAAACTGGCGCGGCAACCGCATCGTCAAGCGAACGGAAATGGGTTTCCTCAACCGACCGTTTTACGACCATCTCGGAACCGACATGCGCCGCTTCGTCCTGCACGACCCGGACGGCGACCTGGTCGCCCTGCTCGACTTCGATCCGCTGTGTCGCGACGGCAAGGTCATCGGCTACACCACCGCCTTCAAGCGCAAGCATCTCGATGCTTCGCCGCATGCCGAGATCGGCCTGACCAAATTCGCCGTCGATCGTTTCAGGGAGGAAGGCATCTCGGTCGTCACGCTCGGCCTGTCGCCGATGCTCGACATCGGGCCAAGCGGATTTGCCGAAAGCGACTTCTGGCGCAATGCCTTCCAGCGCGCCTATGACTCGCCATGGGTCAATCGCCGCCGGTTCAACCTGCAGGGCCAGGCGGCGTTCAAGCGCCGCTTCCATGGCGTGGAGGAGCCGGTCTACATCGCCTTCCGCGAAGGGACTTATGTCGAGATGCTCGGGCTGCTGCGGCTGGTCAAGGCGATCTAG
- a CDS encoding GFA family protein — MRMTHKGSCHCGKVRFEAELDLAAGTTRCNCSICAKRRYWGARVSPEDFRLVANEADVGDYQFNTMSTHNRFCRTCGASPYGHGYIEQAGGAFVSINIACLDDVAPEELARLPVQYMDGRHDNWWVVPEVTSYL; from the coding sequence ATGAGAATGACCCACAAAGGAAGCTGCCATTGCGGCAAAGTGCGATTCGAGGCGGAACTTGATCTTGCTGCCGGCACGACGCGCTGCAATTGCTCCATCTGCGCCAAGAGGCGTTATTGGGGCGCACGCGTCTCGCCGGAAGACTTTCGGCTTGTCGCCAACGAGGCCGATGTCGGCGACTATCAGTTCAACACCATGAGTACCCACAATCGCTTCTGCAGGACCTGTGGGGCCTCACCTTACGGCCACGGCTATATCGAACAAGCCGGCGGCGCCTTTGTCTCCATCAACATTGCGTGCCTCGATGATGTGGCGCCTGAGGAATTGGCCCGCCTGCCGGTCCAGTACATGGACGGCCGTCATGACAATTGGTGGGTTGTGCCCGAGGTGACGAGCTATCTTTAG
- a CDS encoding MarR family winged helix-turn-helix transcriptional regulator, with product MIEIQKRQHVVNGERPRRTSAGDAFSAFAITALKLAGHLTAAGDQMAKPAGQTSARWQVLAGARHENMSVAQIAKLLGVARQGVQRLADVLEAEGLVTYADNPNHQRAKLVALTSEGRARLSVIETNQAVWADALGAEFDEDTLKKATEIMAHVLDSLATQR from the coding sequence ATGATTGAGATACAAAAAAGACAACATGTTGTCAATGGCGAAAGGCCGAGACGTACCTCGGCCGGTGACGCTTTTTCGGCCTTCGCTATTACCGCGCTGAAGCTGGCCGGCCATCTGACCGCCGCTGGCGATCAGATGGCCAAGCCTGCGGGCCAGACAAGTGCCCGGTGGCAAGTCTTGGCAGGCGCTCGCCACGAGAACATGTCGGTGGCCCAAATCGCAAAATTACTGGGTGTTGCCAGGCAGGGCGTCCAACGACTGGCCGACGTGCTTGAGGCCGAGGGCCTCGTCACCTATGCCGACAACCCAAATCACCAGCGTGCCAAACTCGTGGCCTTGACCAGCGAAGGGCGCGCGAGGCTCTCTGTCATAGAAACCAACCAGGCCGTTTGGGCCGATGCGCTGGGCGCCGAATTTGATGAAGATACGCTGAAAAAGGCAACCGAAATCATGGCGCACGTCCTCGACAGTCTGGCCACTCAGCGTTGA
- a CDS encoding ABC transporter permease, whose amino-acid sequence MNLRAVWAIYRVEMARAWRTVLQSIVSPVISTSLYFVVFGSAIGSRITEIDGISYGAFIVPGLIMLSLLTQSISNASFAIYFPKFVGSIYELLSAPVSYLEIVIAYVGGAATKSIILGLIILATASLFVPLTIQHPFWMVAFLVLTAVTFSLFGFIIGIWAKSFEQLQLVPMLIITPLTFLGGSFYSINMLPGVWRTVTLFNPVVYLISGFRWSFYGKSDVSITVSLGMTVVFLLVCIAIVAWIFRTGYRLRN is encoded by the coding sequence ATGAACCTGCGCGCCGTCTGGGCGATATACCGGGTCGAGATGGCACGGGCCTGGCGTACCGTGCTGCAGAGCATTGTCTCGCCGGTCATTTCGACATCGCTCTATTTCGTCGTCTTCGGCTCGGCCATTGGCTCGCGCATCACCGAGATCGACGGCATCAGCTACGGCGCTTTCATCGTGCCGGGCTTGATCATGTTGTCGCTCTTGACGCAGTCGATCTCCAACGCGTCCTTCGCCATCTATTTTCCGAAGTTCGTCGGCTCGATCTACGAATTGCTGTCGGCGCCGGTCTCCTATCTGGAAATCGTCATCGCCTATGTCGGGGGTGCCGCGACCAAGTCGATCATCCTCGGCCTTATCATCCTGGCGACAGCGTCACTGTTCGTGCCGCTGACCATCCAGCATCCGTTCTGGATGGTCGCCTTCCTGGTGCTGACGGCGGTGACCTTCAGCCTGTTCGGCTTCATCATCGGCATCTGGGCGAAAAGCTTCGAGCAACTGCAGCTGGTGCCGATGTTGATCATCACGCCGCTGACCTTCCTCGGCGGCAGCTTCTATTCGATCAACATGCTGCCCGGCGTCTGGCGCACGGTCACGCTTTTCAACCCGGTCGTCTACCTGATCAGCGGGTTCCGCTGGAGCTTCTACGGCAAGTCCGATGTCTCGATCACTGTCAGCCTGGGCATGACCGTCGTCTTCCTGCTCGTCTGCATCGCGATCGTCGCCTGGATATTCAGGACCGGCTATCGGCTGCGCAACTGA
- a CDS encoding ABC transporter ATP-binding protein, translated as MPSILSISGVSKTYATGFTALKEVNLDIQRGEIFALLGPNGAGKTTLISIVCGIVNRSTGTVTVDGHDINRDYRAARSLIGLVPQELTIDAFETVWATVNYSRGLFGKPANHGFVEKVLRDLSLWDKKDAKAITLSGGMKRRLMIAKALSHEPRILFLDEPTAGVDVELRQDMWEMVRRLREDGVTIILTTHYIEEAEAMADRVGVINRGEIILVENKAELMRKLGRKRLVLELRSPLTAIPEALSSYALELSPDGGQLTYTYDNQAERPGVASLIRDLEAGGIQFRDIDTLNSSLEEIFVNLVRKDA; from the coding sequence ATGCCCTCCATCCTGTCCATTTCCGGGGTCTCCAAGACCTACGCCACCGGCTTCACGGCGCTCAAGGAGGTCAATCTCGACATCCAGCGCGGCGAGATCTTCGCTTTGCTCGGGCCGAATGGCGCCGGCAAGACGACGCTGATCTCGATCGTCTGCGGCATCGTCAACCGCTCGACGGGTACCGTCACGGTCGACGGCCACGACATAAACCGGGATTACCGCGCGGCGCGCAGCCTGATCGGCCTGGTGCCGCAGGAGCTGACGATCGACGCTTTCGAGACGGTCTGGGCGACGGTCAATTATAGCCGCGGCCTGTTCGGCAAGCCCGCCAACCATGGTTTTGTCGAGAAGGTGCTGCGCGATCTTTCGCTGTGGGACAAGAAGGACGCCAAGGCGATCACCTTGTCGGGCGGCATGAAGCGCCGGCTGATGATCGCCAAGGCGCTGTCGCACGAGCCGCGCATCCTGTTCCTCGACGAGCCGACGGCCGGCGTCGACGTCGAGCTGCGCCAGGACATGTGGGAAATGGTGCGCAGGCTGCGCGAGGACGGTGTCACCATCATCCTCACCACGCACTATATCGAGGAAGCCGAGGCGATGGCCGACCGCGTCGGCGTCATCAATCGCGGCGAGATCATCCTGGTCGAGAACAAGGCCGAGCTGATGCGCAAGCTCGGTCGCAAGCGGCTGGTGCTGGAACTGCGCAGCCCGCTGACGGCCATTCCAGAGGCGTTGTCGAGCTACGCGCTGGAGCTGTCGCCGGATGGCGGGCAGCTGACCTACACCTATGACAACCAGGCCGAGCGTCCCGGCGTCGCATCGCTGATCCGCGATCTCGAGGCCGGTGGCATCCAGTTCCGCGACATCGACACGCTGAACAGCTCGCTTGAGGAAATCTTTGTCAATCTGGTGAGGAAAGACGCATGA